A DNA window from Callospermophilus lateralis isolate mCalLat2 chromosome X, mCalLat2.hap1, whole genome shotgun sequence contains the following coding sequences:
- the LOC143638760 gene encoding transcription elongation factor A protein-like 4: protein MEELYSENRGTPSNQEKKENEEQPQDEEKPEGACTLRDKEMLENEEKTAHQEMLKDKEKPESERTAKEEGKPEREGKVESEEKPECSGKPESETRAAEKRLAEDDIPRKAKRKTDKGLAHYLKEYKESIHDMNFSNEDMIREFDSMAKVKDDMRKSRQKLGRLLWMQRNLEDPFYPRGPREFRGGCRAPRRDLEDIPYV from the coding sequence ATGGAAGAACTCTACAGTGAAAACAGAGGAACACCTTCCAaccaagaaaagaaggaaaatgaagaaCAGCCACAGGATGAGGAAAAGCCAGAAGGAGCCTGTACTCTGAGAGACAAGGAAATGTTAGAAAATGAGGAAAAGACTGCACATCAGGAAATGCTGAAGGATAAGGAAAAGCCAgagagtgagagaacagcaaaagaggaaggaaagccagagagagagggaaaggtgGAAAGTGAGGAAAAGCCAGAGTGCTCAGGAAAGCCAGAAAGTGAAACAAGGGCTGCAGAAAAGCGCCTAGCTGAGGATGACATACCCAGGAAAGCCAAAAGAAAAACTGACAAGGGGCTGGCTCATTACCTCAAGGAGTATAAAGAGTCCATACATGATATGAATTTCAGCAATGAGGATATGATAAGAGAATTTGACAGTATGGCTAAGGTGAAGGATGACATGAGAAAAAGCAGACAGAAATTAGGGAGGCTTTTGTGGATGCAAAGAAATTTAGAGGACCCCTTCTACCCAAGGGGCCCAAGGGAATTCAGGGGTGGCTGTAGAGCCCCACGGAGAGACCTTGAAGACATTCCCTATGTGTAG